A single Crateriforma conspicua DNA region contains:
- a CDS encoding sulfatase: MNDFVGCLESRPGAITPNIDRLAARGVCFTNAHTAGVFCAPSRAAIFSGQYASTTGCYMTPNYFVHHPEIESLQMSFAKAGYTTLGAGKLFHHPAGAIDQRGWTTFFLRNQFQREGGWALESWSSDTPVPQPFPNSVYNKGKEITGGLFLEWGAVSNEQEEEMADTIRSNWAVDQLKRKHDKPFFLACGFYAPHYPNYCPQKYFDLYDRDAIETPAFKEDDLADLPQKIIKQRQNRKKQHYDKLVAMGAWKDALHGYLACTSYADAMVGRILDALAASPYADNTIVVLWSDHGYHLGEKGQWGKHTLWERTSNVPFVWAGPGVAKGVRCDVTVSLIDIYPTLVETCNLPAPRQELEGVSLASTLQYPGDAKDRTVYLPYMNPGEYTVMNRDWRFIHYDDKNQELYNVKEDPHEWDNLASDPQQADVIARLRESAPKKFADPEPKLNARRDLVVEGESFRWEKGEGNYVPHPKYLPYTDPALKQEQSKPRR, encoded by the coding sequence ATGAACGATTTTGTCGGATGTCTTGAGTCGCGCCCGGGTGCGATCACGCCAAACATTGATCGGCTTGCCGCTCGTGGCGTGTGCTTTACCAATGCTCATACCGCCGGTGTGTTTTGTGCACCCAGTCGTGCGGCGATTTTTTCCGGCCAGTACGCATCGACAACCGGATGCTACATGACTCCGAACTACTTTGTGCATCATCCGGAAATTGAATCGCTGCAAATGAGCTTTGCCAAAGCGGGTTACACCACGCTGGGCGCTGGCAAGCTGTTTCATCATCCCGCTGGAGCGATCGACCAGCGTGGTTGGACAACGTTCTTCCTGCGGAACCAGTTCCAGCGAGAAGGCGGTTGGGCTTTGGAATCGTGGAGCAGCGATACGCCTGTGCCGCAGCCCTTTCCGAACAGTGTTTACAACAAAGGCAAAGAGATCACCGGCGGGCTTTTCCTGGAATGGGGAGCTGTTTCAAACGAACAAGAAGAGGAGATGGCCGACACGATCCGTTCCAACTGGGCGGTCGACCAGCTGAAACGAAAACACGACAAGCCGTTCTTCCTGGCTTGTGGTTTCTACGCTCCTCATTACCCCAACTATTGTCCGCAAAAGTACTTTGATTTGTACGATCGAGACGCCATCGAGACTCCTGCGTTCAAAGAAGATGATCTCGCTGACCTTCCGCAGAAGATCATCAAGCAACGACAGAATCGCAAGAAGCAGCACTACGACAAGCTCGTAGCGATGGGAGCATGGAAGGACGCTCTGCACGGATACCTTGCCTGCACCAGCTATGCCGACGCCATGGTCGGTCGAATTTTGGATGCTCTAGCTGCGAGTCCTTATGCCGACAACACGATCGTCGTGCTGTGGAGCGATCACGGCTATCACCTGGGTGAAAAAGGCCAGTGGGGCAAGCACACGTTGTGGGAACGAACCTCCAACGTGCCGTTCGTCTGGGCGGGCCCCGGCGTGGCAAAGGGAGTTCGCTGCGACGTGACGGTCAGCCTGATCGACATCTATCCAACGCTGGTTGAAACGTGCAACTTGCCGGCGCCGCGTCAGGAGCTGGAAGGCGTTTCGCTGGCATCGACACTGCAGTATCCCGGCGATGCCAAAGATCGAACCGTGTATTTGCCCTATATGAACCCCGGTGAATACACAGTGATGAATCGCGATTGGCGTTTCATTCACTACGACGACAAGAACCAAGAACTGTACAACGTCAAAGAGGATCCGCATGAGTGGGACAACCTCGCATCCGACCCGCAGCAGGCGGACGTCATCGCCCGACTACGGGAGTCGGCACCGAAGAAGTTCGCCGATCCGGAACCCAAGCTCAACGCGAGACGTGACCTAGTGGTCGAAGGCGAATCTTTTCGCTGGGAGAAAGGCGAAGGCAACTATGTGCCACATCCAAAGTATCTGCCTTACACCGATCCGGCGTTAAAGCAAGAGCAATCGAAGCCGCGACGGTAA
- a CDS encoding sulfatase family protein, producing MLLLLLSGSVFGDQTASERPPNIVLMFADDLGYGDIGCYGHPYARTPAIDQLAKEGTRFTQFYVTGVTCNPSRTGLMTGLFPARLPKYAADFGFGDRTTITELLKKRGYSTGHFGKWHIGPRDSDGTYGIDLVETIGKARDATSGKTGRDHDLYSAAIDFIRDNKEGPFYVNIWGHATHFPVNTADGLVAEFKDVKVDRNDFSLTMQHKFDECQKIGGDLDESMRQYLGDVYQIDLNVGRVLKTLDELRLRENTIVVFSSDHGPAPVILGKQGAREFSNNMLGYAGEFRGGKHEQYEGGTRVPFIIRWPGRVKAGKVDSANIVSFVDWLPTLCSIAGIEELPSQLDGENISDIWLGADRQRTKPLFWRASSTGSTPAMRVGKWKLHLPRKQRGEPELYDLSVDPSERNNIAETHPEVVASLGKSLQAWVAELPAEYEKIEKTEPKKRSRDRKKNR from the coding sequence ATGCTGTTGTTATTGTTGTCGGGCAGTGTCTTTGGCGATCAAACCGCATCCGAGCGCCCGCCGAACATCGTCTTAATGTTTGCGGACGACCTTGGCTACGGAGACATCGGTTGCTACGGACACCCCTACGCTCGAACGCCGGCGATCGACCAACTGGCCAAAGAAGGCACGCGGTTCACTCAGTTCTATGTGACAGGCGTCACATGTAATCCCAGCCGAACGGGGCTCATGACCGGACTGTTTCCGGCGCGGCTTCCGAAATATGCGGCCGACTTCGGTTTTGGAGACCGCACGACCATCACCGAGTTGTTAAAGAAGCGAGGCTACAGCACCGGGCACTTCGGAAAGTGGCACATTGGCCCCCGCGACAGCGACGGCACCTATGGAATCGATTTGGTCGAGACAATCGGCAAGGCCCGAGACGCAACGAGCGGGAAGACCGGACGCGATCACGATTTGTATTCGGCGGCGATTGATTTCATTCGTGACAATAAGGAAGGTCCGTTCTACGTCAATATTTGGGGACATGCGACGCATTTTCCCGTCAATACGGCAGATGGTTTGGTTGCCGAATTCAAAGACGTGAAGGTCGACCGAAATGACTTCTCGCTGACCATGCAACACAAGTTTGATGAGTGCCAAAAGATCGGCGGCGATCTCGATGAATCCATGCGGCAGTATCTCGGCGATGTCTACCAGATCGATTTGAATGTCGGGCGGGTGCTGAAGACGCTCGATGAGTTGAGGCTCCGGGAAAACACGATCGTCGTCTTCTCCAGCGACCACGGACCTGCACCGGTGATCCTTGGGAAGCAAGGTGCCCGCGAATTCTCGAACAACATGCTGGGTTACGCGGGCGAGTTTCGTGGCGGCAAACACGAGCAATACGAAGGCGGAACGCGTGTGCCATTCATCATTCGTTGGCCGGGCCGAGTAAAGGCAGGCAAAGTCGACTCCGCCAATATTGTCTCCTTTGTCGACTGGCTGCCGACACTTTGCTCGATAGCCGGGATTGAGGAACTGCCGTCGCAACTTGACGGAGAGAACATTTCCGACATCTGGCTTGGTGCCGACCGCCAGCGCACAAAGCCGCTGTTTTGGAGGGCCAGTTCCACGGGCAGTACTCCCGCGATGCGCGTCGGTAAATGGAAACTGCACTTGCCACGAAAGCAACGCGGCGAACCGGAACTCTACGATCTTTCCGTCGATCCGAGCGAACGCAACAACATTGCAGAGACTCATCCAGAAGTCGTCGCCAGCCTTGGAAAGTCGCTCCAGGCATGGGTTGCCGAGCTGCCGGCGGAATACGAAAAGATTGAGAAGACAGAGCCGAAAAAACGAAGCCGTGACCGCAAAAAGAACCGGTAG
- a CDS encoding GxxExxY protein: MNESELNALTEKIIGCAFQVSNTLGAGFLEKVYENALAIELRKNGLELKQQAPIKVIYGETVVGEYFADLLVSDLVIVEIKAVKEISDAFAAQCLNYLKATGLPICLLLNFGKPRIEIKRFRL; this comes from the coding sequence ATGAATGAGAGCGAGTTGAATGCGTTGACGGAGAAGATCATTGGGTGCGCGTTTCAGGTTTCAAATACGTTGGGAGCGGGTTTTCTGGAGAAGGTCTATGAGAATGCGCTGGCGATTGAGCTCCGCAAGAACGGTCTTGAGTTGAAGCAGCAGGCCCCGATCAAAGTAATCTACGGAGAGACGGTGGTTGGGGAATACTTCGCGGATCTCCTTGTGTCGGATTTGGTAATCGTTGAAATTAAAGCAGTGAAAGAGATTAGCGATGCATTCGCGGCTCAGTGCCTCAACTACTTAAAAGCAACCGGACTTCCGATTTGCCTCCTGCTGAATTTCGGTAAACCTCGCATAGAAATAAAGCGTTTTCGCCTTTAA
- a CDS encoding sulfatase, which translates to MANLLLPLILATVFALSHSPARAESDKPMNVLFLVADDLNSWLLEDAERYAGKVIAPNLRSLAASGVNFTRAYTAAPVCSPSRTAFFSGVTPWKSGIYNNAQTISTSEVMNQEAVLSLAGLFKKSGYGTFGYGKITHGWDQRENWDVKFGHKRDPAPPGAPLAKLSGGEQDWGPIHLTEEQMNDTLGADRAVAVLQGQHDKPFFLAYGSFNPHMPWYVPKKYFDMYPLDQVVLPELRENDLDDLPPLARAVSDGIGSFADKVIQAGKHKEAVQAYLATTTYVDTQIGRVLDALEKSPYNDNTIVVFLTDHGFHLGEKHHWQKTTLWEEGTHVLLMFRAPGVTEAGGVSQRFVSLMDIYPTLAELCGLTPPATIDGRSLVPLLKDPKAPWESTAITGLCDKTKTDMAYISIRHELGRYTRYGADQEEFYDASRDPHEWNNQIDNPKYANTVDKLRALVPRFAEAAEPLPSALTKKRKESRRGTKNLPAVVDEVTSPRSDSVGE; encoded by the coding sequence GTGGCCAATCTACTTCTGCCTTTGATTCTCGCGACTGTTTTTGCTTTGTCCCATTCACCGGCGCGAGCTGAATCCGACAAGCCGATGAACGTGCTGTTTCTCGTCGCCGATGATTTGAACAGTTGGCTGCTTGAGGATGCTGAGCGGTACGCAGGCAAAGTCATTGCCCCCAATCTGCGAAGTTTGGCCGCCAGTGGTGTCAACTTCACACGGGCATATACGGCGGCTCCGGTTTGTTCGCCTTCTCGCACCGCGTTCTTTTCAGGTGTAACTCCCTGGAAATCGGGTATCTACAACAACGCGCAGACCATCAGCACAAGTGAGGTCATGAACCAGGAGGCCGTGCTGTCACTGGCCGGATTGTTCAAGAAGAGCGGCTACGGCACCTTCGGCTACGGCAAGATCACCCACGGCTGGGACCAGAGGGAAAACTGGGACGTTAAGTTTGGCCACAAGCGAGACCCGGCTCCGCCGGGAGCACCCCTAGCAAAACTCAGCGGAGGAGAACAGGACTGGGGTCCCATTCATCTCACCGAAGAACAGATGAATGACACGCTCGGGGCCGACAGGGCGGTTGCTGTTCTGCAGGGACAACACGACAAGCCATTTTTCCTGGCTTATGGCTCATTCAATCCGCACATGCCCTGGTATGTCCCGAAGAAATACTTCGACATGTACCCGCTGGATCAGGTAGTTCTTCCGGAATTGCGGGAGAACGATCTGGATGACCTTCCTCCGCTCGCCAGAGCAGTCAGTGACGGGATCGGGAGCTTCGCCGACAAGGTCATTCAGGCAGGTAAACACAAAGAAGCGGTTCAGGCCTACCTGGCCACGACCACGTATGTCGACACCCAGATAGGACGCGTTCTCGATGCCCTCGAAAAAAGCCCCTACAACGACAACACCATTGTCGTCTTCCTCACCGATCACGGGTTTCACCTTGGTGAAAAACATCACTGGCAAAAGACAACCCTTTGGGAGGAGGGAACGCACGTCTTGTTGATGTTTCGCGCGCCGGGAGTCACCGAAGCCGGGGGGGTGTCGCAGCGGTTCGTTTCCCTGATGGACATCTATCCGACTCTTGCCGAACTCTGCGGCCTCACGCCGCCCGCGACCATCGATGGACGCTCCTTAGTTCCGCTGCTCAAAGACCCGAAAGCTCCGTGGGAAAGCACCGCCATCACTGGATTGTGCGATAAAACCAAGACGGACATGGCCTATATCAGCATCCGCCATGAACTCGGCCGCTACACCCGCTACGGGGCCGACCAGGAGGAATTCTATGACGCCTCGAGGGATCCCCATGAATGGAACAACCAGATCGACAACCCGAAATACGCAAACACCGTTGATAAACTCCGGGCCCTGGTCCCTCGTTTCGCCGAGGCCGCCGAACCTCTTCCCTCGGCCCTGACCAAGAAACGCAAGGAGTCTCGAAGAGGGACTAAGAACTTACCGGCCGTAGTGGACGAGGTCACGAGTCCTCGTTCTGATTCTGTCGGTGAATAG
- a CDS encoding Gfo/Idh/MocA family protein: MNPSRRTALKSIGATTTLAASGLVPSMIYAAPSTSGSDKLRVGLIGAGGRAKWLTRALGRESHRAELVAVCDCYLPQIDALAADNKNDPRAGDSWKRYQKYEQMFDSEELDAVIIATPDHVRVRAAMIACAKGLDIYAEKPLSFSIPEGRALVKAVRKHKRVLQVGTQQRSTPINQYACEFVREGGLGNVNTILVKNYSGSRPATGLEQQPIPEGMDWNRFCDQAKLLDYHERLHRRWRSYDAFTGGPICDRGSHALDMVHLAMGWEKVAPTRIEPTTEAKDYWDRGVRLYYPDGTVIRLESADGPAFGGIFIGQQGKLEINRGRFACNPKDLLAPFTGSQTESHVANWLDCIETREQPNAPVEVGHLISSVAHLINLCRITGRTINWDADNEQIIGDKAANAMLTKERRPQFSLPNV, translated from the coding sequence ATGAACCCTTCACGTCGAACGGCGTTGAAATCGATCGGCGCGACCACCACGCTGGCTGCGTCCGGTCTGGTGCCATCAATGATCTATGCCGCACCGTCAACATCCGGCAGCGACAAGTTACGTGTCGGACTAATTGGCGCCGGAGGGCGAGCCAAATGGCTGACACGTGCCTTGGGTCGCGAATCCCATCGAGCCGAATTGGTTGCCGTCTGCGATTGCTACCTGCCGCAGATCGATGCACTTGCGGCTGACAACAAAAACGATCCACGGGCCGGTGATTCGTGGAAGCGGTATCAGAAATACGAGCAGATGTTCGATTCTGAAGAGCTCGACGCGGTGATAATCGCGACGCCCGATCACGTGCGCGTGCGTGCAGCCATGATCGCCTGCGCCAAGGGGCTGGATATCTACGCGGAAAAGCCACTGAGTTTCAGCATTCCCGAAGGTCGGGCTCTGGTCAAAGCAGTGCGAAAACACAAACGTGTGCTGCAAGTTGGTACGCAACAACGCAGCACACCGATCAATCAATATGCCTGCGAGTTCGTCCGCGAAGGTGGACTCGGAAACGTCAATACGATCCTCGTCAAGAATTACTCAGGCTCTCGGCCTGCGACGGGGCTCGAGCAGCAACCCATCCCCGAAGGCATGGATTGGAATCGTTTTTGTGACCAAGCAAAGCTGCTTGACTATCACGAACGACTTCATCGTAGGTGGCGGAGTTACGACGCATTCACAGGCGGACCGATTTGCGATCGTGGTTCGCACGCATTGGACATGGTTCACCTTGCCATGGGGTGGGAGAAAGTCGCGCCGACGCGGATCGAACCCACCACCGAAGCGAAAGACTACTGGGATCGCGGTGTGAGGCTTTATTACCCGGATGGCACCGTTATTCGGCTGGAAAGTGCGGATGGTCCCGCGTTCGGCGGCATATTCATCGGCCAGCAGGGCAAACTCGAAATCAATCGAGGACGCTTCGCGTGTAATCCGAAGGACTTACTCGCTCCATTCACCGGGTCACAAACGGAATCGCACGTCGCAAACTGGCTGGACTGCATCGAAACCCGTGAACAGCCCAATGCGCCGGTGGAAGTCGGCCATCTGATTAGCAGCGTCGCGCACCTGATCAATCTCTGTCGGATTACCGGTCGCACGATCAATTGGGACGCGGACAACGAGCAGATCATCGGCGATAAGGCG